Below is a window of Streptomyces sp. NBC_01429 DNA.
TGTGGTCGCCCACGTATACCGTCGCGGCGTGCTCGCGCAGCGCACGCGCCTTCTGCTCGGCCCACAGCTGGCCGACGACGGCGTCCGGCTCGATGCCGAGGTGGTCGAGGTGGAGCGCGGCGCTCGTGCCGTGCTTGGCGGTGACGACGATGGCGCGGCCGCCCAGCTCCCGGACGGCGGCGACGGCCTCGTGGGCGCCGGGCATGGCGAGGGTCGGGGCGATGGCGAGTGTGAGGTAGATCTCGCGGTAGCGGTCACGTATCTCCGGGATCCGCTCCTCGGGGAACCAGTACGCCAGCTCCACCTCCAGCGGCGGCCCGAGCCGGGTGACCGCGAGGTCCGCGTCGATCGGGACGCCGGTCTCGGCGGAGAGCGCGCTGT
It encodes the following:
- a CDS encoding HAD family hydrolase — encoded protein: MALLTTRSAPTVGFDLDMTLIDSRPGIHAAYSALSAETGVPIDADLAVTRLGPPLEVELAYWFPEERIPEIRDRYREIYLTLAIAPTLAMPGAHEAVAAVRELGGRAIVVTAKHGTSAALHLDHLGIEPDAVVGQLWAEQKARALREHAATVYVGDHTGDVRGARTAGALSVAVPTGPCDAPELRAAGADVILNDLTEFPAWLETHIEGRAA